Genomic window (Juglans microcarpa x Juglans regia isolate MS1-56 chromosome 2S, Jm3101_v1.0, whole genome shotgun sequence):
ctctctctctctctcagttatCAGTTGCTTCCTCTCCCTATTCATACGGTTTATATGAGAAACTACAATCTAAATCCCGCCATTTGAAAGCCTCCCCTCAAACCCAAATTATTCAGATTTCAATACCAAGAATGCCAGTCATCATAGAATGGAAGCAGAGTCAATCGGACATAATGAATACAGTACAAAACTTCGCTTATGCATTCTAATAACAGAAGGATCTAATCAATATCACCAATATACTAACCTTAGCAAGTTTATCATAGGAATCGGCGCTCTTGGAAACCAAACCCGACAGCAAATCTCCAGATACATTATCAACAAGCCACTTAGGCCACCCACCCACAAGCTCATCCCCTCCAATCTTCTTAGACCGAACCCTCTTCGAAGCATTTCCACTCTTCTCCTCTCGGTCTCTCACAACCACCCTGTCTCCCCCACCGCGCCTTTCAGCATTCACCCCACCCACAATATGCTTATCTTCGACTTGGCAGTTTATGGGCACCGCAGCGGCTGAGTCCTTCGGAAGCTGGTTGCGATCAATGGGTCTCCCTCCCCCAACATACCCATTCTCCGATTTCAACTTCTCAATGCGTCGAGGGGGAGAGTACTTGGGAGGCTTTGCCAGAGCACAACCCATCGCGTCTCAGCAGTTGAGTCGAAGTCtatgctttctttttcttttttcgtgaAAATCTAGGTGGCATAGTAGAGACGGGTCTGTATATGGAgcattttgatgataacaaaggAGAAAGCGAGAAGAGGAGATTGAGAGCAGATGATACACGAGGCCGGCATGGTTTTGGAATTATGGTaaatgagaagaagaaagatggagAGGAAACAGAGTTGTATGAGGTTTCTTCTTCATTATCAACGACTTTGGACTATGTTTTCAAGGTAGTAGCAGCTTTGAATTATCTACTTTTATACACTGAAATTACACCTCAATTTTGGCGGGTAATATAAAATTCATGCGGGTGTCTCCAATACGAACACAGGCAACAAACATAAACCTCCACCCCCGCCAAGCTTAGCGAGATAAAACCGATAGACACGGCTGTCTTCATTTACTAGTGTTCTAATGTTGTTTACAAAATGGACGTAGTATTGCTGCTAACAATTCAATGTAAggaattaaggatattttgaaggttaaaaaaacaaagaaagaatcaGTCTGTGTTAGCTTCCGTATGGTACAAGAGTGTCATTCATCTCAGGACAAAATATAGACTCTAACGCGACCCTAGATTGGTTGAAGAGAAAATCATGCATCAAAATTAGGAATTCAATCAGAATATGCTTTGAACTGATTTCCTTGAATCTGTGACGAATAATGGATGACATTACGGAGCTACCGAGGAATATGGTTCTTGCTAAATTTACATACAAGTTCTCTTTTCATGAATATGGAGGGTTCCCAAAACAGAAACACTGTCCAGCAATCATTAGCATGTCTTTACATCTTTCATGTTAGCATTGGAAAACAATCCAAGTCAAGAGTCTTCACACCATGGCATTTTTTGTGAGATAGTTACCCACCCTATTGGTGATGTCAAAGTACCATATTCTTGGGTCTTGGTAGACTTGTTCCAAAACTTTAAGTTGCATGTATGCTCTACAATAATTACTCCATCCAATTGGTTAGCTTACTCATTTCTTAGCTGCTTTGTTTCCCTGTACTTTCTTATCTTCAACAGCAACCTTTCCAGCCTCTAACTTAAAAGCGATTCTGGAATGCGTCAAGACTGCCATCTAACAAATCTACTTCAGATAATACCGTTCCACAGATAAGCTTCTGAGAGGTGGGGTAGGCCAAGATCAAAGGGTCCGAGAGAGTCGGTCTGTATTAAGcaataagaaaataatcaaatttacCATTCACGAAAACATACATAGGACTTTAATAAAGTTCTAAGTGAGAAATTCAAGTACCCATTTAATGCCTGACAGTCCAAGACTGCTCTCATCATGATATGTGTGCGAAGAAAATAACAGGTCTATTTCAGATTCTTGACAAGCATAATCTTCTGGAAACACAGGTTGACAGTTGCCCTGCATAACGCACTAGCATACATTAGAACACTTGTTAGAACTTATCATCAAGGCCTACAAGCCTCATGctgtttcaagtttcaaaagaCCTCTATTCAAACTACTAGTGAAATATCCTCACGACATGATCTTCAACAAAAAGTGAAAACCTAGCCTATTCCCAAACAAGTCGCATTCAGAAAGTCAAACCAACGGATGTTTAGGAATCAAGCTCTTACATATATTACTTTCAAATTCCTAAGGACCAAGTGATATCCCaccaaacaaaatgcaaaacGTCAGCATGTATCATTAGCAAGAAACTCCTGGACCAAATATCATGCCTTTCAACAAAGTTCCTGAATTTCAAGTTTTGAACAAAGCCATGATTGATGAAGAAACCAAACTTCTAGTTGGAGTGTACAGAGATTAGTGATCCATCATAGCAAATCTCTTGTTCGTAAGAAACTCCAGAAATCAATCAGTGATTAATCAAGTGtgatttgtattaaaaaaaaaaaaaaactagcataCATATTGCTTACATACAAGGATCACACTAAGTGAATAAATGGATTGAAAGCTACCTGACTATTACACCTGTTAATCTTTCAAATCCATATTTAAACCACATAAAACTTGAGAGAAAACCTTAGGTGCATTGAGAAGTTTGAAGGACTTGGAACCAGTATCATATTAATGGTCGAATGGGATTGAAAGCTACCTAACTATTAAACCTGTGAGTTTCCTAACTCCATCTTGAAGCCTCATAAAATTTCTATGGcaataaagcaataaaaaaacaaatgaaggtttttttttttatcaaacctCGGCTGCATTAGGAAAGTTGAATGACTCGGAACCAACATCCTGGCCACGGCTCCCTGGATAAGCACTTCCAACCAAAGGCAGAACATCCTTTTCTGAGGACGAGAATCTTTGAAAAGGAAACGCATGGCACGTTTCTTCAGCATCCAATATAGATGAGTGTGGGTCTTGAGTGGATGACCTTGGACCCTGAGAACAATTTGTTTGGGCAGCAATATAAGCGTCAAAGGAATCAGATGTTGGTTGAGGCATCTGCAAGCATGCATCATTCCCAGCTGATTTTGGATCACAGTTATTGGGTTTGCCCTGTAGTGATGCTTCAGACAAGAGACCTCCAATGCTTATAGAAGTTAGACCATCAATGATCGGATCAGAATTGCTGAACTTGCCCTGTATGGATACTTCAGAGAGGAGGGCCCCAATGCTTATATTAGTCAAACTATCAGTCCACAGGGCTGATGATTGTCCAAGGCCATCATCCATCTTCGGTTCATTATCCTAGTTAGAACAAAATGAGCAAGTTTTGAGAATTGTACTCTCTTCTGTGACATAAATTGCAACTGAATCTCTAAATAGAACAATGGAAAGCGCCTGTTGAAAAGACTAAATAAGAGTTTATCAACAAATACGTGATCATTCTAACATCTAATCATGTATACATCTCTGCACAACCAACGAGTGCTTAATCCACTACCACTTCTAACGACGGGTATGAGAATAAAATGCCCATGGAAAACATAATCAACATGTTCAGAAAATTCCATGATTTTagctaagagaaaaaaaaaaattaaaaagaaaaaaaggatcaGAAAAAATTACCATAGGATCCGCAGGTCCGTTCACGACGTTGTCAGCATCAATAGCTACTTCAGCATCAACAGCTACTTCACTTCCTACCTCAGTTTTATTCCCTTCGACATCTGGACCGTCCTTATTAGTTCTGCAACCTTTCTCCTCAGATTGCGAAAAACCCTGAATGGGAGTTGATGTAGAAAGCTTACCAAAAGTTTCAGGCTCGGTATAAGAGAACCAGCCATACCTTGAAAGAGAAATCAAGTTAGAACTTCACATATACGATATTATGCCTGTGAGAAGAGAAAATGACCAGTCCTTTTACCTTAGGCGGAAAATTGAGGGGCTTCCAATAGCTTCATAGACATATCCCGCACTAATATCATTGTCATTCAACGTCCATCTTCTGTAACTAGACGAGTTTTTTAGTGCGTTGTATGGGAAAAGCATAGGCTCCCCTAGAGCAATACTTGAACCTCCCCACTTGCAATTTAGGCGCTTAAGCACCGAAGAAATCTTCTTTCGAGCACTTAAAGTAAGTTCCAAGTATGGATTATGTCCATcctagaagaaaaataaattcaaattaaataaatcccaaatagttaaagtCCGTTAATTCAACAGTCGGTATTTAACCTTTTCCAATCCCATGCGAGTGCTTTCATCTATTGGAAAAAGCTGCAACTTGATCTTCGTGTAGGGAATAAGTGTTTGTGAAACGCATTTCCTTTCCACTCGAATATCTGGACACCTTCCCTCAGCTGTGCAAGAAGGTggatattgtttaatttttacaaCAAAACACGTCAGCTTGCCTGACGAGAAGGTTCAAGAACTTAAAACAGAACATACAAAATAACTATCTATGAAACTGATGTCCCATCTTTCTATTGCTTTACTTTTCTAAGTCATGCATATAAATTGAGTCCCAGAACTGGTAGAACTGACAGGTCAGACCATCAGTTAATCTTAAACCCTCTGCAAAtgcaattcaatttttaaaatagtgtTAGGATATGCCTCACCTGCAGGTTTGAAACTCCGCCCACCAGTTCTCTTCGTGGACTTCTTGGCTCCAGTGCAACCTAAGTCTGCCTTGCGCTTTGAGGGAACGTTTGCCTTCCTGTTTTGCTGTCTAGTAGTTTTCATGGTGGTTTGGCTTTCCTGTTAATTGATCCAAGCACTAAACTAATCAGCATCCCTCTTGTAGAAAAGCAAAAATTGAAATCCAAGCTTCCAGACCATAGAGATCAATTATCAGAACTCTTCTTACATGGGAGTTATATTGGATTGCATCTATAGAGCACAATAATCTCCATGAATTTCACATTCATGATCCAACCATGTTAAGGCCTTCATTGACTTgcaaacccaataaaaaactaattaaaaggaaaaaaaacagaacCCTTACAATTGTTTCCTACGATTAAGATAAAGTTTTGACTTCCTAGGaacacaaaattttcacattCCTCAACACTGTCACATTAACCAAATGAAATCTAAAGCAACAAACTACCCATTTGTTAAGCATTAAATCTATCATCCTTACCTCCTTGATCTCTGAAATTGTAACACCAGTCCAGTATGAGGTTTTCTCTTTCTATTCCTTCAAGATATAACTTAAAGAGTAATAAGCTAAAGCTAGGTAATCGCACAGGCCCTACCGTAATATATACCATAATATATATTGGGAATTCACCTCAAATTCCCAATTCTTTAACCCATTAAAAAACCATGCCCCAAATTTAAATATTCCAAGTTTTCCACACATTTAAGGTGATCTTCAAACACACCATAATTTAAGGTACCAGTTTAGCGTAGATCAAACGTTATAAAGCAATTGGCTTCATCATATCTGTTTTCATTAAACACGCTCTACGGAGAAGTATTAATATAGCACATTTCtgtcttctaaaaaaaaaaaaaaagtgaactaTATCAGTCACAGGATCATACATAGATCAAAAGGCAAAAACAGGGTGCTTTACGCGGTAGATTTTGGCATATggaccaaaaccctaaattcagtGGTACGGTTAGTGTATGCTCTAACTAAAAAAATTCCTTCATCCAAATCAAATCACGATCTATAGTTCCGGTCGTTACAGATAAACAAAAAGGCCACGAGAGGGTTTCTGAGGGTTTCGGACAACACATACATACAGAAACGGAGTTCAAACGATTCGAATAGACATTTTCACTGAATCTCGCATCAAAGCATGGCCAAGAACTCCAACATAAGAATCGTTCGTAGAATTAAATTGACATAAAATCTAACTTGTTTCGAAAGCGGAAAACTAGAAAATGTAGATAACATTCGTGATAAGTAGACAAATGAAAATGAACAGATTGATCGAAACTTGAGAGTTGAAACATGAacaactacaaataaaataaaaatggattAATGCTCCCATACCTGAATCCAAGCGTATccacttgagagagagagagagagtgagagcttGGGAAAAAATGCTAGGAGCAGGCGGGAATGGGAACGTGAAGTATATATAAGGGAtcttcattcatttcagtcctcTGTTTGGGTGAGACTCGGTTTCTGGGAAATTTGAGTTTGGGAAAATATGTTGGGCGGGAGCGGGAATCTGAAGTTCTGAAcaccttcaatttttttaaaaatatataattagcgGTCTTCAGTCTTCTCTTTACGGGGACAGAGTCTCGGTTTCAGCACTTTTACACTGTTGTTTGGGCCCTTTGAGAAGGCCTGCGGGCCTGGGCCCTTACCCACTTAAAGGAACCCAAGACCTTCTTCTACTACccaactcaaataatttcattactttttttataggaaatcttaatttattaataagagaaataacaTTATAAGAGGTGGGGATGAATCTTGTAtacaaacaacaataaatacatcaaatttTCCAAATTGTATATTTTAGCATGAGTCAAAGGTCCAAAAAAGAATGCAATTGATTATTTAACggataagagtaatgctagatacagtcttagGATGTGCAAGTATTACGTACTCTCGTTAAAATATGTGATCcactattgaaaaatatgatttttttcgTGTAgatgtcaaattttttttcctttctttcaaaGGGAATATGCAAAAATTGTAATCCATATAGCatatttcttattataaaataaaaatttagtgTATGGGACTCAAAACTTTCAAAAGGAGTAAAAAGCTCACACCAATGGAGTGATAAACAAAATCTCTCTAGGAGACATTCAAATGGGGTGTGGTGCATGGTTTGCACACTTTATCGACTAGCTATAGCCATGAGAGGACATATATCATTGCAAAAAGTGGTATTTTCGTTGCAACTAACTATTTGCAACAAACATTATTCGTTGTCATGCTTTCGGAATTGCCGCGTTGGTGAATGTCGAGTTATTTTTTAGTTGCAAATAATGATTTTTAGCAACGAGATTCCTTCGTAgcaaatgtaaatatattgtcCATATATGGGATATGGCCAACCGTTGCAATTGGTCTTTTaccaacaaaatattttattttttcaacgaATTTCACTGTTGTAGAAGATATACAACTGCAACAATTTCCATTTGTTGCACATGTACTGAAGTAACGAATTTCATTCACTTTACATTTGCAACGAATTGCATTTGTTGCAAACGAACTGAAGCAACACAAATTGCATTCATTGGTAATGATATTTCAATCGTACCCAAAGATTATTCATCCAAGACACTGTTAGAATCTCTGCAGAacaatttaagtatttttttaaattcttatgatataattttttataaaataagttaacTTATATACTTATAgttatgaattaaaaaattaacacaaCAGATAAGTGcaataaattaaatcatattatatatatagcatactAAGTCAAAATTAAGTTCTAGtcgtataatatattattattattaaatataaattattaatatattatagcATACATCattagatataatatttataagtatattataggcatatgatataaatatatagttataatatataagttatagtgaatatattaaatgataataatataataatatgcaaCTACAAGTAAGAAGTAATAGTTATAAATTACAATGTGTTATTATTTATCTAGTATATGAAAATCATATTATGTATAGGGTTAATAATATGAttccttaattaaaaaaaatactatagacTTAAGTTAtgatatgtattatttatatgaattataactaattaattaaaattaatttgataattgtTTAAAGTTAATGTGCATTCACTCATTcatttataactttatcaacGGGCTATAATCTATATCATGACAACTAGTTAATTGATATATACATTAATGTTATACTACataatacataattaattaaacttataaaataacttgTATTACAAATATGAAATAGCTTGATATATCATAcatagttattatatttttaagctGATATATAGAGCACATTATCTACATCACTCAaattgtaacattttttttttctgagcaacttaaatgataagatttgatttgtaagatttaaaatttatcttaaaaatcaaattatgccatataagcattttattagatgagttatcaacaccggcttataaatagaattttttatcaaattatttgtaataaaatacaCAACTAAATATAGATAACTAATTACATAAACTAtctcctataaaaataattatgcaaAGTATCCTATACACAATTTGGgaacataataaatatacttaataagataaaatataaatatattaataatatataattaaatatataaaatacaactaACATgtagtaaatataatatatagatctATAACacattaaaagttttaaaacgaGCTCAAATGAGTCAAGTCGAGCTTATACAAATTTTGCCCgtttaatattcaaatcaatATTAGTGTTTACGAGCatcttatttattaaataaaccaAATTAGATCCAAGTACATTCAAACAGAGTTTTGATCATGAGCTGCTCTATTCATTTGCATCCAGAGTGACATCCTTATCTGCAGCATTCCCTTCCCTCTTCTAATTCATGTGTATGATAATGACAAGGAAACCTAAAGATCATTACCAATGATTTGGATTATGTTTGTTTCACAACCAAATAGCCCCCTATTGTGGGAAATTCTAAATTGCCATTATTGTTATATTTCATCCATTACTTTACCGTTAGCCGTATATTCAGATTCAACCACTAAGTTTTAAGAGAAATAGTAAACGAATAAAAGTCAAATAATCTAAATTTGAAACAGTTTCAACATCTCTAACGACATAAGACTTTCTGACCATTTATCCTTTCTCCCACCTTTCCCTAAAGTAATTTCAGTATCGAAAATCATGAGCTGGACTATCTGCATGCATGTCCATGCAGTCATTGAAGTTTGCTGAGTTCGTATCCCTGTTTTGGAGATGACAAATGTTTGTCTCACCATTCCGAGGTCCTTGGTAACCCCCTTGTGATAACGATTGGTGATAGGACTGAATGCTCCGACGAACCGGGCTGGAGAGAGCATTTGAGAATACCGAGTTCCTAGGCTGATTATCAGATTGCCCAGAACGAACTCCATGGCCCACCGTTGCTACCCTAAATGGACCAGAAGAGACAGGGGAACCCAAAATAGTCGGGTGCATTGCATTCTGGGCGTGCTGGTTTTGAAATGGAAGCCTGGGTGACATTGGGGGCTCATCTGCTCCATGTTCAAGCTCATTctgcaaaaaaaattaaaaacataaaaagtcaCTTCCTTTAGCTTGCCTTCCCGGCATTTGGCATCACCGAAAAGTGGGGGCCATAGAAGTAGTTAAACCTACCTCGAAGAAGATAACTGGAAATGTAAGAGATATCACCTACTGAAGCTGTAAAAATTTATCCATTGTAATATGCAGCGCATCCATTCAATATGGACCCATCTCATATGATACTCATAACCTAATATTACGTGTACAAATATCTAGTTCCAATCATTTCACAAATTTGCTAGACAATCATTTCTGTTAGTCTCGTTATTTAGATGCAATGACCTTCATATCTCAGACCATTCATGTAAATGTGTAGTGTGACAGAACGTTGAACTTTGATACGACAGAAATAATCAAATCATTTGTGCATACAAGGCAACTTTGTGTAAGAAAAGGCAAGATTCTGAGTCGGCACATTGTCTGACACCACCTGGTCAGATAGATACAAGGTAGTCAACACCATTGGGCCTCCCAAGGCAAAACAAGGAACAAGCCATGTATGGCATACAGTTGTTTTTACCTCGTTAACACTTGTTGATTGTCAGATACTCCTTGCTTAATGTAGAGAAGGGGAAATGAAGGGGATAACTAAATTAGAGTCATGGTTAGCGGGTAGTGTGTACAATTTCATTAGAGTACATTTTCATCTTTCTCAACAAGTATTGTAAATTGAGCAActgaaaattatagaaaacatataGATACATTCATCgcaatcatatattttaaaacagtAATTCAATGGATTTGTGTTATTCAGTCCCCTTCCTGCAGATTTTTATAGCCATATAATGTcagcaaaaaaataatagaagacCACCTCTTTatatttgtcaaaaaaaaaaagaccaccTTCTAGATTCTGTCATGGTAAAATTCACAGAAGAGAGGACAGTACTAGTGGATGATTCAGAACCACCTGACGTTTCAATCATAGAAATTTTGTATATCCATCTGGCAACCAACCACCAGGGGTGAAAGAAGATGTCTACTAGAGAGACTATATTCTTCTAAAACCAAGGGAGGGGTGGCTTGATACGGTCCTACCCTAAAGCATTTTTTGCATGAAGAGGCATACATAATTTTAACATGTATGAGAACAGGAATCAATTATTATTTGGAGCTCTCAAAGATATTCGACTCTTTCTTTCACTACTCCCAGATGTGGATTGTGCATCGAAGAGCAGGGTAGCCAGAtatcctcattttttttatgagcataTATAATTCCAATACCTGCAAGAGATTTAGACGTATGATTCCCCCACCCTCCCTTGTTTGTGGGGGAAGTTACGTTGGTAGATatgttctttttcattttttttagtgcCTATGACATCAATAGTTCATAACTTTGTACTCTGTAGTGACCAGCATGTAGTAGTTTTTTAACAAGAGCTATTTGTTGTTCCTGTTATAGCAACGCCACATGTCCAACTAAAGTAGTGGACCCAACAAGTTTTATAAAAGATGGCAAGAACAAAGGAATTCAACTCTTCAGAAATTCAAACTTCTGTTTGAAATCTCCTTTAACAGCCAAAAGGAGAAAGTCTGGTGGGGGGAGTAAAATGCACCTCAAACTCATTTTCAATAAGGCGATACTCCTTGCCTCACATCAGCAGCTTATAAGGATTGTACTGGACATATGCAAGCATATGGACACTTTAAACCATAAGAAATTCTGTTCCCCGGGTGCATTTTTTTGCGCATTTCCTCACATCATAGGACTTTATGGCTGACCCCAAcgacttcttttttctttagcaagCTTAAAAACCTTAAAATCTTTCAGAAAAACTGTTTGTTTCCATTGAATAAAATTGAAGCTTCATCAACAAAAGTAATaagaggaaaacaaaacaatgcTGTACAATAAAAACCTATcctaaattgtaaaattttgttGTCATGATCCTATGAACCCCTCCTACATTGATTTAAGTGATAAAAAAGTGGGACTGATAACCGATTGCCATCCTCTCATCATCAAACTACCTGTCTTCCAAAATGTAAGTCCACATGCAATGGATTTGCATAAAGGGAGACAAGGAGTTTGCTCATAAGTGCTGCTAATTGTTTACTTCTAAACACATGGCCCATCAAATTTAGAAGCATATGACAACATGCACCAGAAAGCCAACAACAATATAGCAACAGAAAGAGGTTTCTAAAATGCAAAACTCAAGCTACAGAACACCAGCATTGCAAGTTGCAACAATCTAGCACAAAGGTTAGATATAAAATTAGCACAGACATGATAACTATAAAGGAAGTTATACCACAGCAGAATAAGAAACATTGAATAATGGCAAGCTAAGAAACCTGCAAATAAGAAACGATATCCATTGTTGTCACTCTTGATCCCTCTTCTTGTTGTCTCAAAACCAATTGATATAGTTTGTCCTGCAATGTattaaggagagagagaaaaggtgtTATATAACATTAAGGCTACaagaaattatcaaaattgacatctaaagaaagagaaaatatccATTAACAATTACAACCAAGGGGAAAATTGCTAACATCAAGCAACATTCGGATCTTATCCACGGTTGGCTATTTTCACAAGAATGCACACCcaaaagaaaacgaaaacaaCCATCAGCaataatacacaaataaaatCCACATATCAAGCCATGTAATGCAAAGCAAAAAAGACATGCCGCCACATTCTGCCATAATCACCAGATGAAGGGAGAAGCTCCACCCCCTCTTCCAAAATCAGGTCCTCCCTCTCCATCTTCTCCCTTTTTCCTCCCCATTCTTGCCCTTTTTCCCCCAcattctttgcttttttttggTCCTTCCCAAGTCATAGGAGACTAGATCTAGGGCATATGGTTCACCCTAAAATCAAAAGGATGCAACCAATGCAACCTTCGTCCCTTCCTTGACCACTAGCAACAAAAAAGTAGGGTCTTCCACCGGCGCCCTGCCCTAACCCATATGCCCCCTATTCCAAGTCTTTTTTGTGTCAACCGCTCCTAGATGGCCACTGGTTTGGCATACTGGCCCTATTTTCtcgttttcccttttttttttttcttgcttttcatCTCCTAAACTTCGGACCACAAATATGAACCCATTCGCTGCTCCCAGCCTCCATGCATTGAtcgcatgttttttttataagttaaaaagaaattttgtaatcCACATAATTAGCCATAACCTAAGTACACGGGGAGTAttcaagagaaaacacctaattacaagctaagagATTGAAAAAGCAACAtagaaatcatgaaaacaagTCCCATCTAATACAATAGCCGATGCCCAAAGTAACAACGTATGGAAGAAAAATCTCTAATCCCTCCCAACGAACATTCTCTATCTTCGAAACAACATCCGTTCCTCTCAtcccatatacaccacataagacataatGGCACCATATTCCAAACAGCTGCAATTTGACGATTACC
Coding sequences:
- the LOC121252766 gene encoding uncharacterized protein LOC121252766, producing the protein MAKKRKSDATRLDEVDRSIYTSFCSAANSLSQLYTHSMNQQRLSFQVGERHALDKLYQLVLRQQEEGSRVTTMDIVSYLQNELEHGADEPPMSPRLPFQNQHAQNAMHPTILGSPVSSGPFRVATVGHGVRSGQSDNQPRNSVFSNALSSPVRRSIQSYHQSLSQGGYQGPRNGETNICHLQNRDTNSANFNDCMDMHADSPAHDFRY
- the LOC121253702 gene encoding TSL-kinase interacting protein 1, translated to MKTTRQQNRKANVPSKRKADLGCTGAKKSTKRTGGRSFKPAAEGRCPDIRVERKCVSQTLIPYTKIKLQLFPIDESTRMGLEKDGHNPYLELTLSARKKISSVLKRLNCKWGGSSIALGEPMLFPYNALKNSSSYRRWTLNDNDISAGYVYEAIGSPSIFRLRYGWFSYTEPETFGKLSTSTPIQGFSQSEEKGCRTNKDGPDVEGNKTEVGSEVAVDAEVAIDADNVVNGPADPMDNEPKMDDGLGQSSALWTDSLTNISIGALLSEVSIQGKFSNSDPIIDGLTSISIGGLLSEASLQGKPNNCDPKSAGNDACLQMPQPTSDSFDAYIAAQTNCSQGPRSSTQDPHSSILDAEETCHAFPFQRFSSSEKDVLPLVGSAYPGSRGQDVGSESFNFPNAAEGNCQPVFPEDYACQESEIDLLFSSHTYHDESSLGLSGIKWTDSLGPFDLGLPHLSEAYLWNGII
- the LOC121253288 gene encoding uncharacterized protein LOC121253288, whose amino-acid sequence is MGCALAKPPKYSPPRRIEKLKSENGYVGGGRPIDRNQLPKDSAAAVPINCQVEDKHIVGGVNAERRGGGDRVVVRDREEKSGNASKRVRSKKIGGDELVGGWPKWLVDNVSGDLLSGLVSKSADSYDKLAKVSILVILIRSFCY